From the genome of Agromyces badenianii:
TCCGAGGACGGCAATGCGTTGCGTGCGCTCGAACTCGTAGGCCATGCTCATATTCTGTCAGTTGCTGGCCGCCGGCCAGCAAACGAGCAGGAGCGTGCTGCGACATCCGCTGCTGGTTAGAGTGGAACGATGCACGCTGCAAACCCGCTCGACGACCCCACCGCCGACCCATTCGCCATCGCCGCACTCGCGGCTGAGCGCATCGCCGAGATCACCGGGGTCGAGCGTCACGACATCGCCCTCACCCTCGGCAGCGGCTGGAGCCGCGCCGCCGAGCTCATCGGCGAGACGACGCACACCATCGCCGCGACCGACGTGCCCGGGTTCTCGAAGCCCGCCCTCGAGGGCCATGTCGGCACGCTGCGCTCGGTGCTGCTGCCGAGCGGCAAGCGCGCCCTCGTCATCGGCGCCCGCACCCACTACTACGAAGACCACGGCGTGCGCCGTGTCGTGCACTCCGTGCGCACCGCGGCCGCGACGGGCGCCAGCACGATGATCCTCACGAACGGTGCCGGCGGCATCAAGGAGCACTGGACGCCCGGCACCCCGGTGCTGATCAGCGACCACATCAACCTCACCGCCGATTCACCCCTCGAGGGCGCGACGTTCATCGACCTGACCGACCTGTACTCCAAGCGGCTCCGCGAGCTGGCACGCAGCATCGCGCCCGAGCTCGACGAGGGCGTGTACTGCCAGTTCCGCGGCCCCCACTACGAGACGCCCGCCGAAGTGCAGATGGCGAAGATCATCGGCGGCCACATCGTCGGCATGTCGACGGCCCTCGAGGCCATCGCGGCGCGCCAGGCGGGCATGGAGGTGCTCGGCATGTCGCTCATCACGAACCTCGCCGCCGGCATCCAGAAGTCGCCGCTGAGCCACGAAGAGGTCATCGAGGCCGGCCGCGCGGCCGAGCCGGTGATCTCCAGCCTGCTCGCCAAGATCGTCGCCGAGCTCTGAGGTGGAGCGGATGTCGCAGACCGACGCCGACCAGCGGCGCATTTCACTCGCCGAAGCCTGGCTCCGGCAGGACCCCGATCCCGAGACTCGCGCAGAGCTCGCCGCGATCGTCGACGCGGTGCGCGCCGGCGACCCCGCGGCATCCGCCGACCTCGCCGACCGATTCGACCAGCGGCTCGCCTTCGGCACGGCCGGGCTCCGCGGAGAGATCGCGGCCGGTCCGAACCGCATGAACCGGGTGCTGGTCGCGCAGGCAGCCGCGGGCCTCGCGGCCTACCTGCTCGCCCGCGGCGCCGCCGATGCCGCGGCCACGACGCCGTCGATCGTGATCGGCTACGACGGTCGCAAGAACTCCGCGGTGTTCGCCCGCGACACGGCCGAGATCATGGCCGGCGCCGGAGTGCGCGCGACCCTGCTCCCGCGGCTGCTGCCGACCCCCGTGCTCGCGTTCGCGGTGCGTCATCTCGACGCCTCGGCGGGCGTCATGGTGACGGCCTCGCACAACCCGCCGAACGACAACGGCTACAAGGTGTACCTCGGCGGCGACGACCACGGATCGCAGATCGTCTCCCCCGCCGACGCCGAGATCGCGGCGCAGATCCAGCACATCGCCGACACGGCGAGCGTTGCCGGGTTGCCGCGCGGCGAGTTCGCGACGGCGCCCGAGTCAATCGTCGAGGAGTACGTTCGGCAGACGGCGCTCGTCGCCTCGCCGCCGGCAGCGCAGCCGAACGTCGTGTACACCGCGATGCACGGCGTCGGGTGGCAGACCATGGCGAGCGTCTTGACCGCAGCCGGATTCGACGCGCCCACGCTCGTCGAGGCGCAGATCCAGCCCGACCCGGGGTTTCCGACCGTGTCGTTCCCGAACCCCGAGGAACCGGGCGCGATGGATCTCTCCTTCGCCCGTGCCCGCGAGGTCGGGGCCGAACTCATCGTCGCGAACGACCCCGATGCCGACCGCCTCGCCATCGCGATCCCCGACGCCTCCGCCGAGGCCGGCTACCGGCGCCTCACCGGCAACGAGGTGGGCCTCATCCTCGGCTGGCAGGCCGCCGAACGCGCCGCAGCCGTCTCCGGCGACTCCGGGCCGAGCGGCACGCTCGCCTGCTCCATCGTCTCCTCCCCCGGTCTCGAGGCGATCGCCGATGCCTACGAGCTCGACTTCGAGGCGACGCTCACGGGCTTCAAATGGATCTCCCGGGCGCCCGGCCTCGTGTTCGGGTACGAAGAGGCGCTCGGCTATCTCGTGAACCCCGGCACGGTGCGCGACAAAGACGGCATCTCCGCCGCCCTCGCCTTCCTGTCGCTCGCCGCAGCGCTCAAGGCCGAGGGTCGCACGATCGACGACCACCTCGATGCGTTCGTCGAACGGTTCGGATGCCACGCTTCCGCCCAGATCTCGATCAGGGTCACCGAGCTCTCCCGCATCGGCGAGATCATGGCCCGGCTCCGCGCCGAACCGCCCGCCTCGGTCGGCGGAATCCGGGTGGAGCGCATCGAGGACCTCTCCGACGGATTCGGTGAGCTGCCGCCCTCCGACGTGCTGCGCATCGTGCTCAACGGCGGCGGGCGGGTGATGGTGCGGCCGAGCGGCACCGAGCCGAAGCTCAAGGTCTACATCGACGCCGTCGCCGAGACCGGGTCGGTCGCCGAGCGCCGCGCCGCGGCATCCGCCGCCGTCGCCGCACTCGAAGCGGGCATGCGGGAACTCACCGCGTAGGCAGTCGCCGGCCGGGCACTCCGGCCGGCCACGTCAGCCGAGCGAGGTCTCGAGCTTCGCGCCGATCTCTTCGACATCGAAGTAGTTCGACACCTCGATGATCTCGGCGTGGTTGCGACCGACGGCGTGACGAACCGCGGACGACAGCTCGGTCGAGGTCAAGATGATCTGCGCGTCAGCGGCCGCCGCGGCGATGCCCGGCAGATCGCTCGCGTCGACGTCGGCTGAGAGTCCGAGCCGGTCGAGGGCGCGCTCGGCGTTGACCTTCAGGATCGCGGAGGTGCCGATGCCCACCCCGCACACGGCGACGATCTTCACGCGCCCGCCCGGTCGTCGAAACCGAGCAGGGCCCGCAGCTCCTCGGGCGTCTCGGCCCTCGCGATGCGCCCGACGATGCCGCGGTCGTTGAAGGCGTTCGCGAGCTTCGCGACCCACGCGACGTGCTCTTCGGCGTTCGACACGGCCAGTCCGACGACCACGCGCACCGGGTCGTTGTGCGGGTGGCCGAACGGCACCGGCTCCGCGAGCGTCACTACGGCGAGGCCCTCGCGACGCACGTCGGGACCCGGGCGCGCATGCGCGAGGGCGAGGCCCGGTGCGATGACGACGTAGGCGCCGAACTCCTCGATGACGGCGATCATGCGATCGGCGTACTCGGAGCGCGTCGAACCCGAACGCACCAGGGCACGGCCCGCTTCGCGCACAGCGGCGCGCCAGTCGTCGACGTGCACTCCGAGCAGGATGGCATCGTCGGGGAGCGGCGGGAGGATCATGGTGGTCCGTTCGAGGTGGTGCAGGCGGGTGCGCGGTACAGCCTCCGTCGCGTCAGGCGTCGTCGAAGCCGTCTTGGATCTGCTCGGCGAGCTCTTCGCGGTCGTCGAGCGGCAGGAACGCCGACGCTGCGGCGTTCAGCTGGAACGTCTCGAAATCGTCGAGGTCGTATCCGAACGCGTCGCTCAGGAGCGCCAGCTCGCGCGTGAGGCTCGTGCCCGACTGCAGACGGTTGTCGGTGTTCACCGTGACGCGGAACCCGAGCTGGTACAGCAGGTCGAAGGGGTGGTCGATCAGCTCGTCGCCCCACGCCGCGATCGCTCCGGTCTGCAGGTTCGACGAGGGGCTCGTCTCGAGGGCGATCTCGCGGTCGCGTACCCACTGGGCGATCGGACCGAGCGAGACGTAGGTGTTCTCGTCGTCTTGACGCTCGATCAGGAGGTCTTCGGCGATGCGCACGCCGTGACCGAGGCGCAGGGCCCGGCCGTCGAAGAGCGCGCTGCGGATCGACTCGAGGCCGTCGGCCTCGCCGGCGTGCACCGTGACCGGGAAGTACTGGCTCGCGAGGTAGTCGAACGCCGTGCGATGGCGGCTCGGCAGGAAGCCGGCCTCGGCCCCCGCGATGTCGAATCCGACGACGCCGCGGTCGCGGTGCCGCACCGCGAGCTCGGCGATCTCGAGACCCCGATCGGCATGGCGCATGGCGGTGACGAGCTGGCCGGCGCGGATGCCGCGACCCTGGCCGCGGGCGTCGTCGATGCCCTGCTCGATGCCCTCCTGCACCGCCTCGACGGTCTCGTCGAGGCTGAGCCCGCGGGTGAGATGCTGCTCGGGCGCCCAGCGGATCTCGCCGTAGATCACGCCGTCGGCAGCGAGGTCCTGCACGAACTCGCGGGCGACCCGGCGCAGCCCGTCGCGGGTCTGCATGACCGCGGTCGTGAGGTCGAAGGTCTTCAGGTACTCGACGAGCGAGCCCGAGTTGGACTGCGTCGTGAACCACTGGCCGAGGGCCTCGGCATCGGTCGCCGGCACTTCGAAGCCGATCTCGTCGGCGAGCTCGATGAGCGTCTGCGGACGCAGGCCCCCGTCGAGGTGGTCATGCAGCGAGATCTTCGGCAGGGACTGGATGTTCGTGCCGTCGCCTTCGAGGCGGTACTCCGTCGGAATCGTGTTCACGAGTCAACGATAGCGACAGGGCGCCCGGGAAGTCTCGGCAATCTCGAAGCAAGTCGACGCGCGTCAGCGGCCGATACGGTCGGCGATGAGGGGCCCGCCGTCTTCGACCGGGTCGCCGGCGTCGCCGATGCGCCACGCACCCTCGACGGCCTCGAGGGCACGGGCGAAGCGAGCGGGCTCGTCGGCATGCAGCGTGAACAGCGGTTCACCCTTGCCCACGGCGTCGCCGGGCTTGGCGTGCAGCTCGATTCCGGCGGCGTGCTGCACCGGATCCTGCTTGCGCGCGCGACCGGCGCCGAGGCGCCACGCGGCGATGCCGAATGGCAATGCGTGCTGCGCGACGAGCACTCCGTCGCGCTCGGCGGTCACCACGTGCTGTTCCCGCGCCACCGGCAGCGCTGCGTCGGGGTCGCCGCCCTGCGCGCGGATGGCGCGGCGCCAGGTGTCCATGGCGCGGCCGTCGTCGAGCGCCGCCTCGACCTCGGCATCGGGCTGCCCCGCGAGCGCGAGCATCTCGCGTGCGAGCGCAACGGTGAGGGCACGGACGTCCGACGGGCCGCCGCCGGCGAGCACCTCGACCGACTCGCGCACCTCGTTGGCGTTGCCGATCGTCAGCCCGAGGGGCACGTTCATGTTGGTGATGAGCGCCGAGGTCGCCACGCCGGCGTCTTCGCCGAGCTCGACCATTGTGCGGGCCAGTTCGCGCGAGCGATCGATGTCGGTGAGGAAGGCGCCGGAGCCGAACTTCACGTCGAGCACCAACGCGTCCGTGCCCTCGGCGATCTTCTTCGACATGATCGACGAGGCGATCAGCGGGATCGCCTCGACCGTGGCCGTGATGTCGCGGAGCGCGTAGAGCTTCTTGTCGGCCGGCGCGAGGCGCGCCCCGGCGGCGCAGATCACGCCGCCGACGTCACGGAGCTGGGCGAACATCTCGTCGTTGCTCAGATCGGCACGCCAGCCGGGGATCGACTCGAGCTTGTCGAGCGTGCCGCCCGTGTGACCGAGGCCTCGCCCCGAGAGCTGGGGCACCGCGACGCCGAATGTCGCGACGAGGGGCATGAGCGGCAGGGTGATCTTGTCGCCCACTCCGCCCGTGGAGTGCTTGTCGCTCGTCGGCTTGCCGAGTGCCGAGAAGTCCATGCGCTCGCCACTGGCGATCATCGCCATCGTGAGG
Proteins encoded in this window:
- a CDS encoding adenosine deaminase translates to MPTEYRLEGDGTNIQSLPKISLHDHLDGGLRPQTLIELADEIGFEVPATDAEALGQWFTTQSNSGSLVEYLKTFDLTTAVMQTRDGLRRVAREFVQDLAADGVIYGEIRWAPEQHLTRGLSLDETVEAVQEGIEQGIDDARGQGRGIRAGQLVTAMRHADRGLEIAELAVRHRDRGVVGFDIAGAEAGFLPSRHRTAFDYLASQYFPVTVHAGEADGLESIRSALFDGRALRLGHGVRIAEDLLIERQDDENTYVSLGPIAQWVRDREIALETSPSSNLQTGAIAAWGDELIDHPFDLLYQLGFRVTVNTDNRLQSGTSLTRELALLSDAFGYDLDDFETFQLNAAASAFLPLDDREELAEQIQDGFDDA
- a CDS encoding PTS sugar transporter subunit IIA, yielding MILPPLPDDAILLGVHVDDWRAAVREAGRALVRSGSTRSEYADRMIAVIEEFGAYVVIAPGLALAHARPGPDVRREGLAVVTLAEPVPFGHPHNDPVRVVVGLAVSNAEEHVAWVAKLANAFNDRGIVGRIARAETPEELRALLGFDDRAGA
- a CDS encoding PTS sugar transporter subunit IIB; the encoded protein is MKIVAVCGVGIGTSAILKVNAERALDRLGLSADVDASDLPGIAAAAADAQIILTSTELSSAVRHAVGRNHAEIIEVSNYFDVEEIGAKLETSLG
- a CDS encoding phospho-sugar mutase, producing MSQTDADQRRISLAEAWLRQDPDPETRAELAAIVDAVRAGDPAASADLADRFDQRLAFGTAGLRGEIAAGPNRMNRVLVAQAAAGLAAYLLARGAADAAATTPSIVIGYDGRKNSAVFARDTAEIMAGAGVRATLLPRLLPTPVLAFAVRHLDASAGVMVTASHNPPNDNGYKVYLGGDDHGSQIVSPADAEIAAQIQHIADTASVAGLPRGEFATAPESIVEEYVRQTALVASPPAAQPNVVYTAMHGVGWQTMASVLTAAGFDAPTLVEAQIQPDPGFPTVSFPNPEEPGAMDLSFARAREVGAELIVANDPDADRLAIAIPDASAEAGYRRLTGNEVGLILGWQAAERAAAVSGDSGPSGTLACSIVSSPGLEAIADAYELDFEATLTGFKWISRAPGLVFGYEEALGYLVNPGTVRDKDGISAALAFLSLAAALKAEGRTIDDHLDAFVERFGCHASAQISIRVTELSRIGEIMARLRAEPPASVGGIRVERIEDLSDGFGELPPSDVLRIVLNGGGRVMVRPSGTEPKLKVYIDAVAETGSVAERRAAASAAVAALEAGMRELTA
- a CDS encoding thymidine phosphorylase, producing MRTVEPFDAVDLIRAKRDGHELETPEIDWLVDAYTRGYVGDEQMSAMTMAIFLNGMSRREIRDLTMAMIASGERMDFSALGKPTSDKHSTGGVGDKITLPLMPLVATFGVAVPQLSGRGLGHTGGTLDKLESIPGWRADLSNDEMFAQLRDVGGVICAAGARLAPADKKLYALRDITATVEAIPLIASSIMSKKIAEGTDALVLDVKFGSGAFLTDIDRSRELARTMVELGEDAGVATSALITNMNVPLGLTIGNANEVRESVEVLAGGGPSDVRALTVALAREMLALAGQPDAEVEAALDDGRAMDTWRRAIRAQGGDPDAALPVAREQHVVTAERDGVLVAQHALPFGIAAWRLGAGRARKQDPVQHAAGIELHAKPGDAVGKGEPLFTLHADEPARFARALEAVEGAWRIGDAGDPVEDGGPLIADRIGR
- a CDS encoding purine-nucleoside phosphorylase, whose product is MHAANPLDDPTADPFAIAALAAERIAEITGVERHDIALTLGSGWSRAAELIGETTHTIAATDVPGFSKPALEGHVGTLRSVLLPSGKRALVIGARTHYYEDHGVRRVVHSVRTAAATGASTMILTNGAGGIKEHWTPGTPVLISDHINLTADSPLEGATFIDLTDLYSKRLRELARSIAPELDEGVYCQFRGPHYETPAEVQMAKIIGGHIVGMSTALEAIAARQAGMEVLGMSLITNLAAGIQKSPLSHEEVIEAGRAAEPVISSLLAKIVAEL